In one window of Frigoriglobus tundricola DNA:
- a CDS encoding DUF1549 and DUF1553 domain-containing protein codes for MLRCALPAGLLFALVATPSVGADPPDAKTHWAFRAPVRPAVPELRDANAGRNPIDAFVRARLEKEGLKPAPEADRVTLCRRLYLDLTGLPPAPKDVDAFVADTRADAYERLVETLLASPHYGERWARWWLDAARFADSDGYEKDKSRQVWAYRDYVIKAFNDDLPFDRFAIEQIAGDLLPNATQDQIVATGFLRMSMLNEEGGIDPEQFRMDAMFDRMDAVGKAFLGLSVACAQCHDHKYDPISQEEYYRFFAFLNNDHEAQRVVYTPKERMEINRIRTQITEIETKLKETLPDWEKAFATWEAKLNMGPEWKTVTVENSGDGSQRYISQKDGSVLAQGYAPTKFSTLMKGPSPLKRVTAFRLELLTDPNLPCNGPGRSFMGTCALSEFIVEVESVKAAGGGPGEPAGGSPGKAAGKKQPVKFVKAVADYSNPERALEKNFEDKSDRLRLTGPVTFAIDGKDETAWGIDAGPGRRNQPRVAIFVPEKPVDLPDGGTLHFNLKQMHGGWNSDDHMNNNLGRFRLSVTGDKVPDPPPLPPLVRAALAVPAARRSPAQRQTVFDFWRNSVGQFEPENAKIEALWKQWPEGSTSLVAEKRDDPRDTAILKRGNFLRPGAKVDAGVPQFLHPLPKGADGSRLSLAKWLVDRKSPTTSRAIVNRVWQTYFGTGLVASPEEFGTQGEKPTHPELLDWLAVEFMEPTPNVSGGRQPLVSDKALSDKPQPDKHQPDQPQLDNPQGADAPRSAPWSLKHLHRVIVTSATYRQSSRVTADLLAKDPDNKFLARGARFRAEGEIVRDIALAASGLLNRKIGGSSVYTPAPDFLFKPPASYGPFVWDEATGEDRYRRALYTFRRRSTPYPALTVFDAPVGEASCVKRTRTNTPLQALTALNETVFVECARALGKRAVLEGGKTDTDRLTYAFRLCVSRAPTKDELTILAAMLEKNRKRFEEGEANASEIATGAKDAEKPVGFTFADWAAYTLVARVLLNLDETVTKE; via the coding sequence ATGCTCCGATGCGCTCTCCCCGCCGGATTGCTCTTCGCCCTCGTCGCCACGCCCTCCGTTGGTGCCGATCCGCCCGATGCGAAAACTCACTGGGCGTTCCGGGCGCCGGTTCGGCCCGCGGTTCCCGAACTCCGCGACGCGAACGCCGGCCGGAATCCGATTGATGCCTTCGTCCGCGCCCGGCTCGAAAAAGAGGGACTCAAACCCGCGCCCGAGGCGGACCGCGTGACGCTCTGCCGCCGGCTGTACCTCGACCTCACCGGTCTGCCGCCGGCGCCGAAAGACGTCGATGCGTTCGTCGCGGACACGCGCGCCGACGCCTACGAGCGGCTGGTGGAGACGTTGCTCGCGTCGCCGCACTACGGCGAGCGGTGGGCGCGGTGGTGGCTCGACGCCGCCCGCTTCGCCGACAGCGACGGCTACGAAAAGGACAAGTCGCGCCAGGTGTGGGCGTACCGCGATTATGTCATCAAGGCATTCAACGACGACCTGCCGTTCGACCGGTTCGCCATCGAGCAGATCGCCGGCGACCTGTTGCCGAACGCGACCCAGGACCAGATCGTCGCGACGGGCTTCCTCCGCATGTCGATGCTCAACGAGGAGGGCGGCATCGACCCCGAGCAGTTCCGCATGGACGCGATGTTCGACCGCATGGACGCGGTGGGCAAGGCGTTCCTCGGCCTCTCCGTCGCGTGCGCGCAGTGCCACGACCACAAGTACGACCCGATCTCGCAGGAAGAGTACTACCGCTTCTTCGCGTTCCTCAACAACGACCACGAGGCCCAGCGCGTCGTGTACACCCCGAAGGAGCGCATGGAGATCAACCGCATCCGCACGCAGATCACCGAGATCGAAACGAAGCTGAAAGAAACGCTGCCGGACTGGGAAAAGGCGTTCGCCACCTGGGAAGCCAAGCTGAACATGGGGCCGGAGTGGAAAACGGTCACCGTCGAGAACTCGGGCGACGGCTCACAGCGGTACATCTCTCAAAAGGACGGTTCGGTACTCGCGCAGGGCTACGCGCCGACCAAATTCAGCACCCTGATGAAAGGGCCGAGCCCGCTCAAAAGAGTGACCGCGTTCCGGCTCGAATTGCTCACCGACCCCAACCTGCCGTGCAACGGGCCGGGCCGTTCGTTCATGGGGACGTGCGCCCTGTCCGAGTTCATCGTGGAAGTGGAGTCCGTTAAAGCAGCAGGAGGGGGTCCGGGGGAACCCGCGGGGGGTTCCCCCGGCAAAGCGGCAGGCAAAAAACAGCCGGTGAAGTTCGTGAAGGCCGTGGCGGACTACTCCAACCCGGAACGCGCGCTCGAAAAGAACTTCGAGGACAAGTCGGACCGCCTCCGCCTGACCGGACCGGTCACGTTCGCCATTGATGGCAAGGACGAAACCGCGTGGGGTATCGACGCCGGACCGGGGCGCCGGAACCAGCCGCGTGTCGCGATCTTCGTTCCCGAGAAGCCCGTCGATTTGCCCGACGGCGGAACGCTGCACTTCAACCTGAAGCAGATGCACGGCGGCTGGAACAGCGACGACCACATGAACAACAACCTCGGCCGCTTCCGGCTGAGTGTGACCGGCGACAAAGTGCCGGATCCCCCGCCGCTCCCGCCGCTCGTTCGCGCCGCGCTCGCGGTTCCGGCCGCCCGGCGGAGCCCGGCGCAGCGCCAAACCGTGTTCGACTTCTGGCGCAACTCGGTCGGGCAGTTCGAACCCGAGAACGCGAAGATCGAGGCCCTGTGGAAGCAGTGGCCGGAAGGCTCGACCAGCCTGGTTGCCGAGAAGCGCGACGACCCGCGCGATACGGCGATCTTGAAGCGCGGAAACTTCCTCCGCCCCGGCGCGAAGGTGGATGCCGGCGTGCCGCAGTTCCTCCATCCGCTGCCGAAAGGCGCCGACGGTAGCCGGCTTTCGCTCGCGAAGTGGCTCGTCGATCGGAAATCGCCCACGACCTCCCGCGCGATCGTGAATCGCGTGTGGCAAACGTACTTCGGGACCGGCCTTGTGGCGTCGCCGGAAGAGTTCGGCACGCAGGGCGAGAAACCGACCCACCCGGAGCTGCTGGACTGGCTGGCGGTGGAGTTCATGGAGCCGACTCCCAATGTAAGCGGGGGGCGTCAGCCCCTTGTGTCTGACAAAGCGCTATCAGATAAACCTCAGCCAGATAAACACCAGCCTGACCAACCACAGCTCGACAATCCACAGGGGGCTGACGCCCCCCGCTCGGCACCGTGGTCGCTGAAACACCTGCACCGCGTCATCGTGACCTCGGCCACCTACCGGCAGTCGTCGCGGGTCACCGCGGACCTTCTCGCCAAAGACCCGGACAACAAGTTCCTCGCCCGCGGCGCGCGGTTCCGCGCCGAAGGCGAGATCGTCCGCGACATCGCGCTGGCCGCGAGCGGGCTGCTCAACCGCAAGATCGGCGGGTCGAGCGTCTACACGCCCGCGCCCGACTTCCTCTTCAAACCGCCGGCGAGTTACGGGCCGTTCGTCTGGGACGAAGCGACGGGCGAGGACCGCTACCGCCGCGCGCTGTACACGTTCCGCCGCCGGTCCACCCCGTACCCCGCGCTCACGGTGTTCGACGCCCCCGTGGGCGAGGCGTCGTGCGTGAAGCGCACCCGCACCAACACCCCGCTCCAGGCGCTCACCGCGCTCAACGAAACGGTCTTCGTGGAGTGCGCCCGTGCGCTGGGCAAGCGGGCCGTCCTCGAAGGCGGAAAGACCGATACCGACCGGCTCACCTATGCGTTCCGGTTGTGTGTGTCCCGCGCTCCCACGAAGGACGAACTCACGATCCTCGCTGCAATGCTCGAAAAGAACCGCAAGCGGTTCGAGGAGGGCGAAGCGAACGCGTCGGAAATTGCCACCGGCGCGAAGGACGCGGAGAAGCCCGTGGGATTCACCTTCGCGGACTGGGCCGCGTACACGCTGGTCGCCCGCGTCCTGCTCAATCTGGACGAGACGGTAACGAAAGAGTGA
- a CDS encoding 3-keto-disaccharide hydrolase, with the protein MILYRLLVIGVVASGASLLPADDKPKPAAPADDGFKPMFNGKNLDGWVNVNCHPDTFSVRGDEIITTGKPTGFLRTEKQYENFVLEMDWMHVNTKEVGNSGLFVWGDPLPAVGTPYTRGIEVQVLVNLEYKDKKTGAVTATSHGDLFSIWGAKCVPDRPHPTGSQRCLPSEYRAKGGGEWNHYKVTANDGVIKLEVNGKEVSGVSKCNPRKGYLALESEDAECHFKNIKIKELPSTNPKPEECAKVAEGHVSLFNGIDLKGWKTEKGYWKVKDGRLVVDRPTFGVTDNTKLISEKKFGPCELIVDWKMSDYSRGTCVMSVAGADCTAQGGGGKIAVWEQVGEVKSAHVKRGLWNRSVIRFDGTKFSSVVNGVGVLSMNAQKPVEAETIWVEDQFDDVKLGLEVMNVFVRELKEKK; encoded by the coding sequence GTGATCCTTTATCGCCTTCTCGTTATTGGTGTCGTTGCGAGTGGCGCGTCGCTGCTGCCGGCCGATGACAAGCCGAAACCGGCCGCGCCCGCCGATGACGGCTTCAAGCCGATGTTCAACGGCAAGAACCTCGACGGCTGGGTGAACGTGAACTGCCACCCCGACACGTTCTCCGTGAGGGGCGACGAGATCATCACCACCGGCAAACCCACCGGGTTCCTGCGCACCGAAAAGCAGTACGAGAACTTCGTGCTGGAGATGGACTGGATGCACGTGAACACGAAGGAGGTCGGCAACTCCGGGCTGTTCGTGTGGGGCGATCCCCTGCCCGCCGTCGGCACGCCGTACACGCGCGGGATCGAGGTGCAGGTGCTCGTGAACCTGGAGTACAAGGACAAGAAGACCGGCGCCGTCACGGCCACGAGCCACGGCGACCTGTTCAGCATCTGGGGCGCGAAGTGCGTACCGGACCGCCCGCACCCGACCGGCTCGCAGCGGTGCCTGCCGAGCGAGTACCGCGCCAAGGGCGGTGGCGAGTGGAACCACTACAAGGTCACCGCCAACGACGGCGTCATCAAGCTCGAAGTGAACGGCAAGGAGGTGTCGGGGGTGAGCAAGTGCAACCCGCGCAAGGGCTACCTCGCCCTCGAAAGCGAAGACGCGGAGTGCCACTTCAAGAACATCAAGATTAAGGAGCTGCCCAGCACCAACCCGAAGCCGGAAGAGTGTGCGAAGGTCGCGGAGGGGCACGTGTCGTTGTTCAACGGCATCGATCTGAAGGGGTGGAAAACGGAGAAGGGCTACTGGAAGGTGAAGGACGGAAGGCTCGTGGTCGATCGTCCCACCTTCGGCGTAACGGATAACACCAAACTAATCTCTGAGAAGAAGTTCGGCCCCTGTGAATTAATCGTTGACTGGAAGATGTCGGACTACTCCCGCGGTACGTGTGTCATGAGTGTCGCCGGGGCAGATTGCACGGCGCAGGGCGGGGGGGGCAAAATAGCGGTCTGGGAACAAGTCGGAGAAGTCAAATCTGCGCACGTGAAGAGAGGTCTGTGGAACCGGTCCGTGATCCGGTTCGACGGCACGAAATTCAGCTCTGTAGTTAACGGGGTGGGGGTCCTATCGATGAACGCCCAGAAGCCGGTCGAGGCAGAGACGATTTGGGTCGAGGATCAATTCGATGATGTGAAACTGGGCCTAGAAGTCATGAACGTGTTCGTCCGCGAGTTGAAGGAGAAGAAGTAA
- a CDS encoding addiction module protein: MSTTTTETPEVRDVLDRALKLSVAERELIARRLRDSIDAPPTDADWDYWKAEIKRRIEAVENGTMKTYTLEETMAYLRQVAAEGGRK, translated from the coding sequence ATGTCCACGACCACGACAGAGACGCCAGAAGTTCGGGACGTTCTCGACCGGGCGCTGAAGTTGTCCGTGGCGGAGCGCGAGTTGATCGCGCGCCGGCTGCGAGACAGCATCGACGCACCGCCCACGGACGCCGACTGGGACTACTGGAAGGCGGAGATCAAGCGCCGGATCGAAGCCGTTGAGAACGGAACGATGAAGACGTACACTCTCGAAGAAACGATGGCGTACCTCCGTCAGGTCGCAGCGGAGGGCGGTCGGAAATGA
- a CDS encoding type II toxin-antitoxin system RelE/ParE family toxin, with amino-acid sequence MSFDVSANAREDVAAAIRVYNTHPEPNGGALLAEIEAAFVRIAEMPRLCSPVEDGVPGCEIREYFIERFRQRVIYLMNGDDVLVVAVVHATRRTGAWHRNLPTDPPAGAS; translated from the coding sequence ATGAGCTTCGACGTTTCGGCCAACGCTCGCGAGGATGTTGCGGCGGCAATCCGGGTTTACAATACGCACCCGGAGCCGAACGGCGGGGCGCTCCTGGCCGAAATCGAAGCGGCCTTTGTCCGCATCGCCGAAATGCCCCGGCTCTGCTCGCCGGTCGAGGACGGCGTTCCGGGATGCGAGATTCGCGAATACTTCATCGAACGGTTTCGGCAACGGGTCATTTACCTGATGAACGGCGACGACGTGTTGGTAGTTGCCGTGGTTCACGCGACGCGCCGAACAGGCGCCTGGCACCGTAACTTGCCCACCGATCCTCCCGCCGGGGCTTCGTGA
- a CDS encoding DUF1501 domain-containing protein: protein MLSHFLTERQHLLNRRWFLRDCGVGLGAIALAALAPEAHGAEELPRTHHKPKAKRVIYLFMGGAPSHLELFDHKPQLAKFNGTLPPPELVKNYRAAFISPNAKLLGPKFAFKKYGNSGTELGELLPHLGEVVDDIAVVRSMTTDAFNHAPAQIMALTGSQQFGRPSVGAWVTYGLGSESKNLPGFVVFSSGSKGPSGGNSCWGSGFLPSSHAGTVFRSAGDPVLFLSNPAGIDRAIQNDSLDAINALNRKRLDAVGDPEIGARISAYEMAGRMQASAPELTDLSKETKETLALYGAEPGKPSFANNCLLARRLIERGVRFVQLFHEAWDHHGGLTAGLKAECGKTDRASAALVKDLKRRGLLDDTLVIWGGEFGRTPMVQGGDDGRDHHPNCYSVWLAGGGVKPGLVLGASDDLGFNVTEDKVHVHDLNATVLHLLGIDHTKLTYRLQGRDFRLTDVHGTVVDKLLM from the coding sequence ATGCTCTCCCACTTCCTCACCGAACGGCAACACCTCCTCAACCGCCGCTGGTTCCTCCGAGACTGCGGCGTCGGCCTCGGCGCGATCGCTCTGGCCGCACTCGCACCTGAAGCGCATGGAGCCGAGGAGCTGCCGAGAACGCACCACAAGCCGAAGGCGAAGCGTGTCATTTACCTGTTCATGGGCGGCGCGCCGAGCCACCTGGAACTGTTCGACCACAAGCCGCAGCTCGCGAAGTTCAACGGCACGCTCCCGCCGCCCGAGCTGGTCAAGAACTACCGGGCCGCGTTCATCAGCCCGAATGCGAAGCTCCTCGGCCCCAAGTTTGCGTTCAAGAAGTACGGCAACAGCGGCACCGAACTCGGCGAACTGCTCCCGCACCTCGGCGAAGTCGTGGACGACATCGCCGTCGTCCGGTCCATGACCACCGACGCGTTCAACCACGCCCCGGCGCAGATCATGGCGCTCACCGGGAGCCAGCAGTTCGGCCGCCCCAGCGTCGGGGCGTGGGTCACTTACGGCCTGGGCAGCGAGTCCAAGAACCTGCCGGGGTTCGTCGTGTTCAGCAGCGGGAGCAAGGGGCCGAGTGGCGGCAACTCGTGTTGGGGCAGCGGCTTCTTGCCGTCCAGCCACGCGGGCACCGTGTTCCGGTCCGCGGGCGACCCGGTGCTGTTCCTCAGCAACCCCGCGGGCATCGACCGCGCCATCCAGAACGATTCGCTCGATGCGATCAACGCCCTGAACCGGAAGCGGCTGGACGCGGTCGGTGATCCCGAAATCGGGGCCCGCATCTCGGCTTACGAAATGGCCGGGCGGATGCAGGCCAGCGCGCCGGAACTCACGGACCTGAGCAAGGAGACGAAGGAGACGCTCGCGCTGTACGGCGCGGAGCCCGGCAAGCCGAGCTTCGCGAACAACTGCCTGCTCGCGCGCCGTTTGATCGAACGCGGCGTCCGCTTCGTGCAACTGTTCCACGAAGCCTGGGACCACCACGGCGGGCTCACCGCGGGCCTCAAGGCCGAGTGCGGCAAGACGGACCGGGCCAGCGCCGCCCTCGTGAAAGACCTGAAGCGGCGCGGCCTGCTCGACGACACGCTCGTAATTTGGGGCGGCGAGTTCGGCCGCACGCCGATGGTGCAGGGCGGCGACGACGGGCGCGACCACCACCCGAACTGCTACTCCGTGTGGCTGGCCGGCGGCGGCGTGAAGCCGGGTCTGGTGCTCGGAGCGTCCGACGACCTCGGCTTCAACGTGACGGAGGACAAGGTTCACGTCCACGACCTGAACGCGACCGTCCTGCACCTGCTCGGGATCGACCACACGAAACTGACCTACCGGCTCCAGGGCCGCGACTTCCGCCTCACCGACGTTCACGGCACCGTGGTCGATAAGCTCCTGATGTGA